Proteins from one Pirellulales bacterium genomic window:
- a CDS encoding phosphoglycerate dehydrogenase produces MPRVMVFPFMLKNQPGPYRDILERAGFEVVYPQDNSAVLANPEALVAELQGIDAALAGMEPFNARVLAGSQLRVVSRMGVGYDAVDVPSASELGVAVCIAPGTNQDSVAEQTIALMFGVARGFPGRDQEVRSGQWKRQSLPRLAGRTLGLVGLGRIGRAVVPRAVGLGLKVIACDPCADPEFVRQSGVRLVSFDELLAEADIVSLHAPACAETNDLINRDTLARMKRGSILINTARGNLVDEDALAEAIASGHLFGAGLDAFKIEPLPLDSPLLKVDRVLLAPHMGGLDLESEVAMSSLAAQCIVDLHEGRWPEGCVVNEQIRSGWQWR; encoded by the coding sequence ATGCCGCGCGTCATGGTCTTTCCGTTCATGCTCAAGAACCAACCCGGTCCTTATCGCGACATTCTGGAGCGGGCCGGATTCGAGGTGGTCTATCCCCAAGACAACTCCGCCGTACTTGCCAATCCCGAGGCATTAGTGGCCGAGTTGCAAGGCATCGACGCGGCGCTGGCCGGTATGGAGCCATTCAACGCGCGGGTGCTGGCGGGCAGCCAATTGCGTGTGGTTTCGCGGATGGGCGTGGGATACGACGCCGTGGACGTGCCGAGCGCCAGCGAGCTGGGAGTGGCAGTCTGCATCGCCCCTGGCACCAATCAAGACTCGGTGGCCGAGCAGACCATCGCGCTCATGTTTGGCGTGGCGCGGGGCTTTCCCGGCCGAGATCAGGAGGTTCGCAGCGGACAGTGGAAGCGGCAAAGTCTGCCGCGGCTCGCGGGGCGCACCCTGGGGCTCGTGGGGCTGGGTCGAATCGGGCGAGCTGTGGTTCCGCGGGCTGTAGGGCTGGGACTAAAGGTGATTGCGTGCGATCCGTGCGCCGATCCCGAGTTTGTTCGGCAGTCGGGTGTACGACTGGTTTCGTTCGACGAGTTGCTGGCTGAGGCGGACATTGTGAGCCTGCACGCGCCGGCCTGCGCCGAGACGAACGACTTGATTAATCGCGACACACTCGCCCGCATGAAGCGCGGCTCGATCCTCATCAACACGGCGCGCGGCAACCTGGTCGATGAGGACGCGCTGGCCGAGGCAATCGCCAGCGGCCACTTGTTTGGGGCGGGCCTGGACGCGTTCAAGATCGAACCGTTGCCGCTCGATAGCCCACTGTTGAAGGTTGATCGCGTGCTGCTAGCGCCGCACATGGGGGGACTGGATCTGGAGAGCGAAGTCGCCATGAGCAGCCTTGCCGCGCAGTGCATTGTCGATCTGCACGAGGGACGCTGGCCGGAAGGCTGCGTGGTGAACGAGCAGATTCGCAGCGGTTGGCAGTGGCGCTAA
- a CDS encoding sulfotransferase: MSDTAQPLDPHWRDHFICEVGAARSGTNFLGEVLSQHPELAYWRRPKYIWRYGNAWQSDDCLTPADARPGVVRYIHRQFGDFLARSGRQRLLVCTQANSLSLGFVHAVFPRGKIVHIIRNGREVAASQKEEWQTHNSLLRAKGSRPPYYKLVYNRVREVPLVDLPAYAAEFVGTTWTMLAGSKYRYSMGPKIKNWQKLKREMDRMAFTAYTWRECVTAARSFGKTLPADQYYEIRFEDLVGQPEASVPPLLEFLGLPPSQEVDDFIARRVDRSVSGKWLSRLTAEELEIIEPYVADLCRELGYGEARPSS; encoded by the coding sequence ATGTCCGACACCGCTCAACCACTCGACCCGCACTGGCGCGACCACTTCATTTGCGAAGTGGGGGCGGCGCGCAGCGGCACTAATTTTCTGGGGGAGGTGCTGTCACAGCATCCCGAGTTGGCGTACTGGCGGCGGCCCAAGTACATCTGGCGGTACGGCAACGCGTGGCAGAGCGACGATTGCCTGACGCCGGCCGACGCGCGACCGGGCGTGGTGCGCTATATCCATCGCCAGTTTGGCGATTTTCTTGCTCGTAGCGGCCGCCAGCGTTTGCTGGTTTGCACACAGGCGAACAGCCTGTCGCTGGGGTTTGTGCATGCGGTGTTTCCGCGTGGCAAGATTGTGCACATCATTCGCAACGGGCGCGAGGTGGCCGCGTCGCAGAAGGAGGAGTGGCAAACCCACAACTCGCTGCTCCGCGCGAAGGGGAGCCGTCCACCCTATTACAAGCTGGTGTACAACCGCGTGCGCGAGGTGCCGCTGGTCGATCTGCCGGCCTACGCGGCTGAATTTGTGGGCACCACCTGGACTATGCTCGCGGGCAGTAAATACCGCTACAGCATGGGGCCAAAGATCAAGAACTGGCAGAAGCTAAAACGCGAGATGGACCGCATGGCGTTCACGGCCTACACCTGGCGCGAATGCGTGACCGCTGCCCGATCGTTTGGCAAGACGCTGCCTGCTGACCAGTATTACGAAATTCGGTTTGAAGACCTGGTTGGCCAGCCCGAAGCGTCTGTGCCACCGCTATTGGAATTTCTGGGATTGCCGCCGAGCCAGGAGGTGGACGACTTCATTGCCCGGCGGGTCGATCGCAGCGTGTCTGGCAAATGGCTCTCGCGGCTGACTGCCGAAGAGTTGGAAATCATCGAGCCATACGTCGCCGATCTGTGTCGCGAGTTGGGCTATGGCGAAGCGAGGCCTTCGTCGTGA
- the cls gene encoding cardiolipin synthase, translating into MPEPGFGLFLLVLDWLIRLGLSARILARRLPVGTTYAWLIVVLAVPIGGAVAYMMFGELRLGSRRMKLWQQLKQPYDQWLQAMTRRFPDPLATLDSDDERGFARLALRTFDSPPVPGNEITLLRDAAESIRALIADIDAAERTCHLEFYIWSDGGIADDLGRALVRAAARGVTCRVLVDALGSAQFLKGSMIRELRAGGVAVREALPVSIWRLTVARLDLRNHRKIAVIDGEIGYTGSLNIADPRYFKQSAGVGQWIDAMARLRGPAVESLAITFLEDWELEAREGFDQLAPTSDVHQLPEVGPATVQLLASGPQMPHQEIREVLLCAILMAREEVILTTPYFVPDELLLAAVASAARRGVNVTLVLPEKVDSRLVQLVSESYFSALSRAGVRIMLFRGGLLHTKSITVDRDFCLFGSLNLDLRSLTLNFEATLAVYDDGFTCAVRDLQRHYLQNSIPVAAEKLRLSTFREQLAERVAYLVSPLL; encoded by the coding sequence TTGCCAGAGCCTGGTTTCGGACTGTTCTTGCTGGTGCTCGACTGGCTGATTCGGCTTGGTTTGTCGGCGCGCATCTTGGCGCGCCGCCTGCCGGTCGGCACGACCTACGCGTGGCTGATCGTCGTGCTGGCCGTGCCGATTGGCGGCGCTGTCGCCTACATGATGTTTGGCGAACTGCGGCTCGGCAGTCGCCGCATGAAGCTCTGGCAACAGCTCAAGCAGCCGTACGACCAGTGGTTGCAAGCCATGACGCGGCGCTTTCCCGATCCCTTGGCCACCCTCGACTCCGACGACGAACGCGGCTTTGCGCGGTTGGCGCTGCGCACCTTCGACAGCCCCCCCGTGCCGGGCAACGAAATCACTCTGCTGCGCGACGCCGCCGAATCGATTCGCGCGCTGATCGCCGACATCGACGCCGCCGAGCGCACTTGCCACTTGGAGTTTTACATCTGGAGCGATGGCGGCATCGCCGACGACCTGGGGCGCGCGCTGGTGCGCGCCGCGGCGCGCGGCGTCACCTGTCGCGTGTTGGTCGATGCGCTCGGCAGCGCCCAGTTTTTGAAAGGGTCCATGATTCGCGAACTGCGCGCCGGCGGCGTGGCGGTGCGCGAGGCCTTGCCCGTTTCCATCTGGCGGCTGACCGTGGCGCGGCTCGACCTGCGCAACCATCGCAAGATCGCGGTGATCGACGGCGAGATCGGCTACACCGGCAGCCTCAATATCGCCGACCCCCGCTACTTCAAGCAGTCGGCCGGCGTGGGGCAATGGATCGACGCCATGGCCCGGTTGCGCGGCCCGGCGGTCGAATCGCTGGCGATCACCTTTCTCGAAGATTGGGAACTCGAAGCCCGCGAAGGCTTCGACCAACTCGCGCCAACCAGCGATGTGCACCAGTTGCCCGAGGTGGGCCCCGCCACCGTGCAGCTATTGGCGTCCGGCCCGCAGATGCCGCACCAGGAGATTCGCGAGGTGCTGTTGTGCGCCATTCTCATGGCGCGCGAGGAGGTGATTCTCACCACGCCCTATTTCGTGCCCGACGAGTTGCTGCTGGCCGCGGTCGCGTCGGCCGCGCGGCGCGGCGTGAACGTCACCCTGGTATTGCCCGAAAAGGTCGATTCGCGACTGGTCCAGCTTGTCAGCGAATCGTACTTTTCGGCGCTGTCGCGCGCCGGCGTGCGGATCATGCTGTTCCGCGGTGGGCTGTTGCACACCAAGTCGATCACGGTCGATCGCGACTTCTGCCTGTTTGGCTCGCTGAATCTCGATCTACGCAGCCTCACGCTTAACTTCGAGGCCACGCTGGCGGTGTATGACGATGGCTTCACCTGCGCTGTGCGCGATCTGCAGCGCCACTATTTGCAAAACTCCATTCCGGTCGCCGCGGAGAAACTGCGGCTGAGCACGTTTCGCGAACAACTCGCTGAGCGCGTGGCCTATCTGGTGTCGCCGTTGTTGTGA
- a CDS encoding iron-sulfur cluster assembly accessory protein, which produces MALTLTEKAASEVKRIIQDQKLTDDTLLRVGVVGGGCSGFSYSLGFDTSFDEKADSKYSHHGVTVVVDKKSALYLDGTTVDFYDGLEKRGFTFDNPNAVKSCGCGSSFSA; this is translated from the coding sequence ATGGCACTTACTTTGACCGAAAAGGCCGCGTCGGAAGTCAAGCGGATCATTCAAGACCAGAAGCTGACCGACGACACCCTGTTGCGGGTGGGCGTGGTTGGCGGTGGCTGCAGCGGTTTTAGTTACAGCCTGGGCTTCGACACCAGCTTCGACGAGAAGGCCGACAGCAAGTACTCCCACCATGGAGTGACAGTGGTGGTCGACAAGAAGAGCGCCCTTTACCTGGACGGCACCACCGTCGATTTCTACGACGGACTGGAAAAACGCGGTTTCACCTTCGACAATCCCAATGCCGTGAAGAGCTGCGGCTGCGGCAGCAGCTTCTCGGCCTAA
- a CDS encoding pilus assembly protein, protein MSKPSRKTRRRGALTIELVMVLPVVLLVLLAIVEISLLLVAGQAVSAAAGVGAREATMPGATRATVEQAVAHSLQPWKFGPRIDVVQIDPPFVSLVAPGKPVTVTVSVDAAAAAPDLLKYIGISLSGHKLSTTYVARKE, encoded by the coding sequence GTGTCCAAACCATCCCGCAAAACTCGCCGTCGTGGCGCCCTCACCATCGAGTTGGTGATGGTGCTCCCGGTGGTGCTGCTCGTGCTGCTGGCGATCGTGGAGATCAGCCTGTTGCTGGTCGCTGGCCAGGCGGTGAGCGCCGCCGCCGGAGTCGGCGCTCGCGAGGCCACCATGCCGGGCGCCACCCGTGCAACGGTCGAGCAAGCGGTGGCCCATTCGCTGCAACCCTGGAAGTTTGGACCGCGGATCGACGTGGTGCAGATCGATCCGCCGTTCGTCTCGCTTGTCGCGCCGGGCAAGCCGGTAACGGTCACGGTCAGCGTCGATGCCGCGGCCGCCGCGCCCGACCTGCTCAAGTACATCGGAATTTCACTGTCTGGCCACAAACTATCGACGACCTACGTCGCCCGTAAAGAGTAA
- a CDS encoding sigma-70 family RNA polymerase sigma factor: MAITESTARRYELADPDVRLMLAVREGDAAAFEQLMQRYQNRVLTVLQHLVGSPQEAEDLAQEVFLRVFRARKNYAAGAKFSTWLFTIVNNVAFNARRGRSRRKEVQVRDEVSSSGSVRGMADLAQAASGMMPTRVIDKEEMRDVVRAALDVLNERQRMAVLLNKFEGLGYADIAEAMQMSPQAIKSLLSRARVALRDVIEPYLQSGVRSPLE, from the coding sequence TTGGCGATCACCGAATCCACGGCACGGCGGTACGAGCTAGCCGATCCAGACGTGCGGCTGATGCTGGCGGTGCGCGAAGGGGACGCCGCGGCCTTCGAACAACTGATGCAGCGCTACCAAAACCGGGTGTTGACCGTGCTACAGCACCTGGTCGGTTCCCCGCAGGAGGCCGAGGATTTGGCGCAAGAGGTCTTCTTGCGCGTGTTTCGGGCGCGCAAAAACTACGCGGCCGGCGCCAAGTTTTCCACCTGGCTGTTCACCATCGTCAACAATGTCGCGTTCAACGCGCGGCGCGGGCGGTCGCGCCGCAAAGAAGTGCAGGTCCGCGACGAAGTCAGCTCGTCGGGCAGCGTGCGTGGCATGGCCGATCTGGCTCAGGCGGCCAGCGGCATGATGCCGACTCGCGTAATCGACAAAGAGGAGATGCGCGATGTGGTGCGCGCCGCGCTCGATGTGCTCAACGAGCGGCAGCGGATGGCCGTGCTGCTTAACAAATTCGAGGGGCTGGGTTATGCGGATATCGCCGAAGCCATGCAGATGAGCCCGCAAGCCATCAAGTCGCTGCTGTCGCGGGCGCGGGTGGCGCTGCGCGACGTGATCGAACCGTATTTGCAATCCGGCGTTCGATCTCCATTGGAATAG
- a CDS encoding histidine phosphatase family protein yields MRLYIVRHAWAYERDADRWPDDGKRPLTAEGRARFAKVAKALAQRGFAPTAIATSPLIRCRETADLLLARLPRSTQLAELDALAPGSDLKRVMEWTRQRQGEDVAWVGHSPDVEELTAALIGDAHASLRFSKGAAAAIRFERLGSGHGQLEWLVTAKLLGC; encoded by the coding sequence ATGCGGCTTTACATCGTCCGACACGCGTGGGCGTATGAGCGCGACGCCGACCGCTGGCCCGACGACGGCAAACGCCCGCTGACCGCCGAAGGGCGAGCGCGGTTCGCCAAAGTCGCCAAGGCGCTGGCGCAGCGCGGATTTGCCCCTACGGCGATTGCCACCAGTCCTTTGATCCGCTGCCGTGAGACCGCCGATCTCTTGTTGGCGCGGTTGCCTCGGTCGACGCAACTTGCAGAGCTCGACGCGCTGGCGCCGGGCTCCGATCTCAAGCGGGTGATGGAATGGACTCGCCAACGGCAAGGGGAAGATGTGGCCTGGGTCGGACATTCGCCCGATGTCGAGGAATTGACCGCCGCCTTGATCGGCGACGCGCACGCCTCGCTTCGGTTCTCCAAAGGGGCAGCGGCGGCGATCCGCTTCGAACGGCTTGGCTCCGGGCACGGCCAGCTCGAATGGCTGGTCACCGCCAAGTTGCTGGGCTGCTAG
- a CDS encoding DUF1622 domain-containing protein — translation MTDTGLMTEFRQLMESLGIGIDAVGVLVVVIGALVATLRFLAASFQAQESYRRYRQDLGRAILLGLEFLVAGDIIRTVVVDPTMENVTVLGMIVLIRTFLSTSLQLEIDGRWPWQRGDGGRSAGTTPT, via the coding sequence ATGACAGACACCGGGTTGATGACAGAGTTCCGCCAACTCATGGAGTCGCTGGGCATCGGCATCGATGCGGTGGGCGTGTTGGTGGTGGTGATTGGCGCGCTGGTCGCGACCTTACGATTTCTGGCCGCCAGCTTTCAGGCTCAAGAGTCGTATCGCCGCTATCGGCAAGACCTCGGCCGCGCGATCTTGCTGGGGCTGGAATTTCTGGTGGCGGGGGACATTATCCGCACGGTGGTCGTCGACCCCACGATGGAGAACGTGACCGTGCTGGGGATGATCGTGCTGATCCGCACCTTCCTGAGCACCTCGTTGCAGCTTGAAATCGATGGCCGCTGGCCGTGGCAGCGCGGCGACGGAGGCCGCTCGGCGGGCACGACGCCGACCTAG
- a CDS encoding CpaF family protein: protein MYSSDLDLSLNLWSQPDSRAADCVDPFETEFQRLKTRIHRELIDALDLSRIGALTSAQLKEHVRVLAERLLASRPELLSRIDQERLVDELLAESFGLGPLEPFLHDSSVSDILVNGPHEVYIERHGRLEETGTVFADDQHLLSIIQRIAARMGRRIDELSPMVDARLPDGSRVNAVIPPLALNGPTLSIRRFGRRPLELDDLLAAGSLAPEIVAFLQSAVAARVNILISGGTGAGKTTLLNNLSRFIPHGERLVTIEDAAELQLQRKHVVRLETRPANAEGAGEITPRDMVRNALRMRPDRIVIGEVRGGEALDMLQAMNTGHEGSLTTIHANDTHDALSRLELMVSMAGFELPVMVVRRYVASAITLVVHLARLKGGVRRVTRVSEINGLHDGEYQLRDLFAFRQTGVDEAGAASGHFHATGNVPRCLPRLVEQGHELPHDLFIQRQLNVRD, encoded by the coding sequence ATGTATTCGAGCGACTTGGACCTGTCCCTCAACCTGTGGTCGCAACCCGACTCGCGGGCGGCGGACTGCGTCGACCCCTTTGAAACCGAGTTTCAGCGGCTCAAGACGCGCATCCACCGCGAACTGATCGACGCCCTCGACCTGTCGCGCATTGGCGCCCTCACCAGCGCGCAGCTCAAGGAGCATGTGCGCGTCCTGGCCGAGCGCCTGCTCGCCTCTCGGCCAGAACTCTTGTCGCGCATCGATCAAGAGCGCCTGGTCGACGAGCTCTTGGCCGAATCGTTTGGCCTCGGCCCGCTCGAGCCGTTTCTTCATGATTCGAGCGTGTCCGATATTCTGGTCAACGGCCCGCATGAGGTGTACATCGAACGCCATGGCCGGCTCGAAGAGACGGGCACGGTATTCGCCGACGATCAGCACCTGCTGTCGATTATTCAGCGCATCGCCGCCCGCATGGGCCGGCGCATCGACGAATTATCGCCCATGGTCGACGCGCGTCTGCCGGATGGTTCTCGCGTCAACGCGGTAATTCCTCCGCTGGCGCTGAACGGTCCCACCCTCTCGATTCGCCGCTTTGGCCGCCGTCCACTGGAACTCGACGACCTGTTGGCCGCGGGTTCGTTGGCGCCAGAGATCGTTGCCTTCTTGCAGTCGGCGGTAGCCGCCCGCGTGAACATCTTGATCAGCGGTGGAACCGGCGCCGGCAAAACCACGCTGCTCAACAACCTGTCGCGCTTCATTCCGCATGGCGAGCGACTGGTGACCATCGAAGACGCCGCCGAATTGCAATTGCAGCGTAAACACGTCGTGCGGCTCGAAACCCGACCCGCCAACGCCGAAGGGGCGGGCGAGATCACTCCCCGCGACATGGTGCGCAACGCCCTACGTATGCGGCCCGATCGCATTGTGATCGGCGAAGTCCGTGGCGGCGAAGCGCTCGACATGTTGCAAGCGATGAACACCGGTCACGAAGGATCGCTCACCACGATCCACGCCAACGACACTCACGACGCTCTCTCGCGCTTGGAGCTGATGGTCAGCATGGCCGGCTTCGAACTACCGGTGATGGTGGTCCGCCGCTACGTCGCTTCCGCGATCACGCTGGTCGTTCATCTGGCGCGCCTCAAGGGTGGCGTTCGCCGGGTCACGCGCGTCTCCGAGATCAACGGACTGCACGACGGCGAGTACCAACTTCGCGATCTGTTCGCGTTTCGGCAAACCGGTGTCGACGAAGCCGGCGCCGCCAGCGGTCACTTTCATGCCACCGGCAATGTGCCCCGCTGCTTGCCGCGATTGGTCGAGCAGGGCCATGAACTGCCGCACGACCTATTCATCCAGCGCCAATTGAATGTTCGCGATTAA
- a CDS encoding type II secretion system F family protein, which produces MLGNHLSSRELAALCRRLATALEAGLDVRRVVAREASGRGRRALIERFEELRLDVNRGHSLTDALAKTGDFFPTLFRQMVRLGEETGRLPETLKHLAEHYELQVKLRRTFLAAISWPLFQLTFAICIVGLLIWVLGMIGNRNGAEPIDLLGLGLMGGRGAAIYFSLVGAIALVAFLVIRAILRGQLWARPLARLALKLPVIGGSLTTLALARLSWSLYLTLDAGLDLRKAIPLALDASRHPGYRDAAGLMVQEIGRGREITEAMTQSGVFPREFLDAVEVGERSGKLPEQMGLLSRQYDEQARRALATLTGVAGFGVWLLVAALVIVMIFRIFNTLYLAPLEDALKGL; this is translated from the coding sequence ATGCTGGGCAACCATCTCTCCAGTCGCGAACTGGCGGCGCTCTGCCGCCGGTTGGCCACCGCGCTCGAAGCCGGACTCGATGTGCGCCGCGTGGTGGCGCGCGAAGCGAGCGGGCGGGGACGTCGCGCGCTAATCGAGCGGTTCGAGGAGTTGCGCCTCGACGTGAATCGTGGTCATTCGTTGACCGACGCGCTAGCCAAGACGGGCGATTTCTTTCCCACGCTCTTTCGGCAAATGGTGCGGCTTGGGGAAGAGACCGGGCGACTGCCAGAAACGCTCAAGCACCTGGCCGAGCACTATGAGCTGCAGGTTAAACTGCGCCGCACGTTCCTCGCCGCGATCTCCTGGCCTCTCTTTCAATTGACCTTTGCCATTTGCATCGTGGGGCTCTTGATTTGGGTGCTGGGAATGATCGGCAATCGCAATGGCGCCGAACCGATCGACCTGCTCGGTCTAGGTCTGATGGGTGGCCGCGGCGCGGCGATCTATTTCAGCCTCGTCGGCGCCATCGCCTTGGTCGCCTTCCTGGTGATCCGCGCCATTCTGCGCGGCCAATTGTGGGCGCGGCCACTGGCCCGCCTGGCGCTCAAGCTGCCCGTCATTGGTGGCTCGCTCACCACATTGGCGCTGGCGCGCTTGTCGTGGAGTTTGTATCTCACCCTCGATGCCGGGCTCGATCTGCGCAAGGCCATTCCGCTGGCGCTCGACGCATCGCGGCACCCCGGCTATCGCGACGCCGCCGGGCTAATGGTGCAAGAAATCGGTCGCGGACGCGAAATCACCGAGGCCATGACCCAGTCGGGCGTCTTTCCACGGGAATTCTTGGACGCCGTCGAAGTAGGCGAGCGCAGCGGGAAGCTGCCCGAGCAAATGGGACTGTTGTCGCGCCAGTACGATGAACAGGCGCGCCGGGCCTTGGCCACGCTAACGGGGGTCGCTGGATTCGGCGTCTGGCTGCTGGTGGCGGCGCTGGTCATCGTGATGATTTTCCGCATCTTCAACACCTTGTACCTGGCTCCGCTGGAAGACGCGCTCAAGGGGCTTTGA
- a CDS encoding class I SAM-dependent methyltransferase, which yields MTEAGQRGDSLDPVRAEYARRTERFDSFTADERRVFDRLMERRHRQYERLLREAGLLPLADRRVLDVGSGRNEWLVACRQQWGHTGGEICGIDLLEERVERGLAESPDLDLRAGSADSLPWPDDHFDLVHQGMLLTSILDEGLRRKMVAEMRRVTRPGGFLLWYDFVWNPINRHAQGISAGQIGREYFPNWRVVASRRVTLAPPLARLLLRLGEPLVDLAESLRVLNFWHLALFEKPRT from the coding sequence GTGACAGAAGCTGGCCAGCGTGGCGACTCGCTCGATCCGGTTCGCGCCGAGTACGCGCGCCGGACCGAGCGCTTTGATTCGTTCACGGCGGACGAGCGCCGCGTCTTCGATCGGCTGATGGAGCGCCGGCATCGTCAGTATGAACGTCTGCTGCGCGAGGCCGGCTTGCTGCCGCTGGCCGACCGCCGTGTGTTGGATGTCGGCTCGGGGCGCAACGAGTGGCTGGTCGCTTGCCGCCAGCAATGGGGGCATACCGGCGGCGAGATTTGCGGCATCGATCTGCTCGAAGAACGCGTGGAGCGGGGGTTGGCCGAGTCCCCCGACCTGGACCTGCGGGCGGGAAGCGCCGACTCGCTGCCTTGGCCAGACGACCATTTCGACCTGGTGCATCAAGGGATGCTGTTGACCTCGATTCTCGACGAGGGATTGCGGCGCAAAATGGTGGCGGAGATGCGCCGCGTGACGCGGCCCGGCGGCTTTCTATTGTGGTACGACTTTGTCTGGAACCCGATCAATCGCCACGCACAGGGCATCTCGGCCGGGCAGATCGGACGCGAGTATTTTCCCAACTGGCGGGTCGTGGCTAGCCGGCGGGTGACGCTGGCGCCCCCTTTGGCTCGGCTTTTGCTCCGGCTGGGCGAGCCGCTGGTCGATCTGGCCGAGAGCTTGCGGGTATTGAACTTCTGGCACTTGGCGCTCTTTGAAAAGCCGCGTACCTAG
- a CDS encoding A24 family peptidase: MFLLAVAAFTATAAITDIRYRRIPNYLTVPVAAAGLVFHTLHPQGFGLFTAAAGLLVGFALLLAPALMGGSGMGDVKLLAALGAWLGPKLTLVAFAVSIGLAALLAIGMLIYVAVDKGVLQMQRRIGPPQPIMSYPARRVEHRLLPFAVPVALGAWLILAWSVLTQGL; encoded by the coding sequence ATGTTTCTGCTGGCGGTTGCGGCTTTCACAGCCACGGCGGCCATTACCGACATTCGCTATCGCCGTATCCCCAACTACCTCACCGTGCCAGTGGCGGCTGCGGGCCTCGTGTTTCACACGCTCCACCCCCAAGGGTTTGGCCTGTTCACTGCCGCAGCCGGGTTGCTGGTCGGTTTCGCACTGCTATTGGCGCCGGCCTTGATGGGGGGCAGCGGCATGGGCGACGTCAAGCTGCTGGCCGCGCTCGGCGCGTGGCTCGGTCCCAAGCTCACGTTGGTGGCGTTTGCCGTCAGCATCGGGCTGGCCGCGCTATTGGCCATTGGCATGTTGATCTACGTCGCTGTCGACAAAGGCGTCTTGCAGATGCAGCGCCGCATTGGTCCACCGCAGCCAATCATGAGCTATCCCGCCAGGCGCGTCGAACATCGCCTGCTACCGTTTGCCGTGCCGGTCGCGCTCGGCGCCTGGCTGATCCTTGCCTGGTCGGTTTTGACCCAAGGCCTCTAG
- the cpaB gene encoding Flp pilus assembly protein CpaB: MKRITPATVSLGVFAILLGLVTAYSVKRFLEPAPARTATIVVPRVNLPKYSRIREQDIEEIKVPVNEAPADALHSASVALYRLVKDTVIAGEPLKDEDLYDVGKTPTLAEQLPPGFRAVTVAVDSNDALDGVLVPDSLIDLSLTVRGEHPELGGVSTLTLLKGIKVLATNQDLYPTEERLNQPLRTITVAATPEDANKLILAQRFGTLSVTLRSATEAIQLASHNAGENRVNPASILGLPPVVQKKAQVWRGDSMQELTFTNDQINESREATAAAEQSANRTATESNASTPVAAEGIFSSGF, translated from the coding sequence ATGAAACGCATCACACCTGCCACCGTCAGCCTTGGCGTTTTCGCGATTCTGTTGGGCCTGGTCACGGCCTACAGCGTGAAGCGATTCTTGGAACCCGCTCCGGCCCGCACCGCGACCATCGTCGTGCCGCGAGTGAATCTGCCCAAGTACAGCCGCATCCGCGAACAGGACATCGAAGAGATCAAAGTGCCTGTCAACGAGGCCCCCGCCGACGCCCTGCACAGCGCTTCGGTCGCCCTCTATCGTCTGGTGAAAGACACGGTGATCGCGGGCGAACCCCTCAAAGATGAAGACCTCTACGACGTCGGCAAGACGCCGACCTTGGCCGAACAGCTTCCGCCGGGCTTCCGCGCGGTGACCGTAGCGGTCGATTCCAACGACGCCTTGGATGGCGTACTGGTGCCCGACTCCCTCATTGATCTATCGCTCACCGTCCGCGGCGAGCATCCCGAATTGGGTGGCGTGTCGACTTTGACCTTGCTCAAAGGCATCAAGGTGCTGGCCACCAATCAAGACCTCTATCCGACCGAGGAGCGGCTGAACCAGCCGTTGCGCACGATCACCGTGGCCGCCACGCCGGAAGACGCCAACAAGCTGATTCTGGCCCAGCGCTTCGGCACGTTGAGCGTCACCCTTCGTAGCGCCACCGAAGCCATTCAACTGGCCAGTCACAACGCGGGCGAAAACCGCGTGAACCCCGCCAGCATCCTGGGCCTGCCCCCCGTGGTGCAGAAGAAGGCGCAGGTGTGGCGCGGCGACTCGATGCAAGAACTCACGTTCACCAACGATCAGATCAACGAATCGCGCGAGGCGACGGCCGCCGCCGAGCAATCGGCTAATCGCACCGCAACGGAAAGCAACGCGTCGACGCCGGTCGCGGCCGAAGGGATCTTTTCGAGCGGTTTCTAG